In Papaver somniferum cultivar HN1 chromosome 1, ASM357369v1, whole genome shotgun sequence, a genomic segment contains:
- the LOC113292082 gene encoding stearoyl-[acyl-carrier-protein] 9-desaturase, chloroplastic-like, producing MALKYHSKAASIGVVRSADYKKKTANCIMMMRSSPNSNKKVTMVAAFNGSNSSSNKGVIKFKSPRHNHCAQLTHSMPPEKLEIFKSLETWADKNILVHLKSVEKCWQPQDFLPDPKSDGFYDEIKELRERCKEIPDEYLVVLVGDMITEEALPTYQTILTTLDGVKDETGVNSSPWAVWTRAWSGEENRHGDLLNKYLYLSGRVDMKQIEKTIQYLIGNGMNPQMENNPYLGFIYTAFQERATFISHGNTARLAKAHGDIKLAQICGTIAADEKRHEVAYTKIIQKLFEIDPDETVLAFADMMKKKITMPAHLMFDGQDDNLFENYSDVAQRLGVYTAKDYAEILELLVSKWKVEKLTNLSAEGRKAQDYVCSLAKRIRRLDERSQILRHGKKAQTHRFSWVFNKEVQL from the exons ATGGCTCTGAAATATCATTCTAAGGCTGCCTCCATTGGTGTTGTTAGGTCAGCCGATTATAAGAAGAAGACAgcaaattgtatcatgatgatgagatCATCTCCAAATAGTAATAAGAAGGTTACTATGGTTGCGGCCTTCAACGGCTCCAATTCTTCCTCCAACAA GGGAGTCATCAAGTTCAAATCTCCTCGTCATAACCATTGTGCACAGTTGACACATTCAATGCCACCCGAAAAGCTGGAGATATTCAAATCTCTGGAAACCTGGGCTGACAAAAACATACTTGTACACCTGAAGTCCGTTGAGAAATGTTGGCAGCCTCAGGATTTTCTTCCGGACCCAAAATCGGATGGATTTTATGATGAAATAAAGGAACTAAGAGAAAGATGTAAAGAAATCCCAGATGAATATTTGGTTGTTTTGGTGGGAGATATGATCACAGAAGAAGCACTTCCGACTTACCAAACAATACTCACTACACTTGATGGTGTCAAAGATGAAACTGGTGTGAATTCAAGTCCATGGGCTGTCTGGACAAGAGCATGGAGTGGAGAAGAGAATAGACATGGAGACCTTCTTAACAAGTATTTGTACTTGTCTGGACGTGTAGATATGAAGCAGATTGAAAAGACAATCCAGTATCTCATTGGGAATGGAATG AACCCGCAGATGGAAAACAACCCTTACCTAGGGTTCATTTACACAGCCTTCCAAGAGAGAGCAACTTTCATTTCTCATGGAAATACAGCTAGGCTTGCCAAGGCTCACGGTGACATTAAACTCGCACAAATATGTGGTACAATTGCTGCAGACGAGAAACGCCATGAAGTTGCTTACACCAAAATCATTCAGAAGTTATTTGAGATTGATCCCGATGAAACTGTCTTAGCTTTTGCtgacatgatgaagaagaagataacaaTGCCTGCGCATTTGATGTTTGATGGACAAGACGACAACTTATTCGAGAACTACTCTGATGTAGCTCAAAGGCTTGGCGTTTACACGGCTAAAGACTATGCAGAGATTCTAGAGTTGCTGGTGTCAAAATGGAAGGTTGAGAAACTTACTAATCTTTCTGCAGAAGGTAGGAAAGCTCAGGATTATGTTTGCAGTTTGGCTAAGAGAATTAGACGGTTAGATGAAAGATCCCAAATACTGAGACATGGTAAGAAAGCACAAACACATCGTTTTAGTTGGGTTTTTAACAAGGAAGTGCAACTCTAG
- the LOC113292098 gene encoding probable purine permease 5 isoform X2, translating to MDMDPSLAPDYPQLSYSILPSHETKEDGSPEPSLSLLDQLSRFKTVACEAYTRKPASYWILLVLSIGSMLVAFPASSLLSRLYFANGGESKWIISWVSVAGWPLTALFLLPSYIFLKIQPTPLTFKLTLSYIVLGFLSAADNLMYAYAYAYLPASTASLLASSSLVFSAIFGYFIVKNKIKVSTLNAIVIITAAVVLIGLDSDSDRFGNVSDSQYRLGFIWDIVGSALHGLIFALSELVFVKLLGRRSFHVVLEQQVMVSLFAFIFTTIGVIVNNDFKGMKSEAKNFKSGEASYYVVLIWSALTFQLGVLGGTAVLFLASTVLAGVINAVRVPVTSIAAVILFHDPMSGFKILSLIITFWGFGSYIYGYSSASTKVSL from the exons ATGGATATGGATCCCTCACTCGCACCAG ATTATCCCCAATTGTCTTACAGCATCCTACCTAGCCATG AAACAAAGGAGGATGGATCACCAGAACCTTCTCTTTCGTTGCTGGACCAGCTTTCTAGATTTAAAACCGTGGCATGTGAAGCATACACAAGGAAGCCAGCCTCGTACTGGATTCTACTAGTTCTAAGCATTGGATCAATGCTTGTTGCTTTTCCAGCATCGAGTCTCCTATCTCGTCTCTATTTTGCTAATGGTGGAGAAAGCAAATGGATAATTTCATGGGTTTCAGTTGCTGGGTGGCCTCTAACCGCTCTATTCTTGCTTCCGtcatatatttttcttaaaattCAGCCAACGCCTCTCACGTTCAAGCTCACGCTCTCTTAtattgttttagggtttttaagtgCTGCAGATAATCTCATGTATGCATATGCTTACGCTTATCTGCCTGCATCAACTGCTTCTCTTTTAGCTTCTTCTTCACTGGTTTTCTCTGCCATTTTTGGCTATTTCATAGTTAAGAACAAAATTAAAGTATCCACGTTAAATGCCATTGTGATCATAACTGCGGCAGTTGTTCTTATCGGTTTAGATTCAGATTCAGATAGATTTGGTAACGTCAGTGACAGCCAATATAGATTGGGGTTCATATGGGATATTGTGGGATCAGCTCTTCATGGACTCATATTTGCGCTGTCAGAGTTGGTTTTTGTGAAGTTACTGGGCAGAAGGTCTTTTCATGTAGTCTTAGAACAGCAAGTTATGGTATCCTTATTTGCTTTCATTTTTACAACAATCGGGGTTATTGTAAATAACGATTTCAAAGGCATGAAATCTGAAGCTAAAAATTTCAAGAGTGGTGAGGCGTCTTACTATGTGGTTCTTATTTGGTCTGCATTAACTTTCCAGTTGGGAGTTTTGGGAGGAACTGCAGTTCTTTTTCTGGCTTCAACTGTTTTAGCTGGTGTCATTAACGCAGTAAGGGTTCCTGTCACTAGCATTGCAGCTGTTATTCTTTTCCATGATCCAATGAGTGGCTTCAAAATTCTTTCTTTGATTATTACATTTTGGGGTTTCGGATCATATATTTATGGCTATTCTTCTGCAAGTACTAAAGTGTCGCTGTAA
- the LOC113292098 gene encoding probable purine permease 5 isoform X1, whose protein sequence is MDMDPSLAPDYPQLSYSILPSHEETKEDGSPEPSLSLLDQLSRFKTVACEAYTRKPASYWILLVLSIGSMLVAFPASSLLSRLYFANGGESKWIISWVSVAGWPLTALFLLPSYIFLKIQPTPLTFKLTLSYIVLGFLSAADNLMYAYAYAYLPASTASLLASSSLVFSAIFGYFIVKNKIKVSTLNAIVIITAAVVLIGLDSDSDRFGNVSDSQYRLGFIWDIVGSALHGLIFALSELVFVKLLGRRSFHVVLEQQVMVSLFAFIFTTIGVIVNNDFKGMKSEAKNFKSGEASYYVVLIWSALTFQLGVLGGTAVLFLASTVLAGVINAVRVPVTSIAAVILFHDPMSGFKILSLIITFWGFGSYIYGYSSASTKVSL, encoded by the exons ATGGATATGGATCCCTCACTCGCACCAG ATTATCCCCAATTGTCTTACAGCATCCTACCTAGCCATG AAGAAACAAAGGAGGATGGATCACCAGAACCTTCTCTTTCGTTGCTGGACCAGCTTTCTAGATTTAAAACCGTGGCATGTGAAGCATACACAAGGAAGCCAGCCTCGTACTGGATTCTACTAGTTCTAAGCATTGGATCAATGCTTGTTGCTTTTCCAGCATCGAGTCTCCTATCTCGTCTCTATTTTGCTAATGGTGGAGAAAGCAAATGGATAATTTCATGGGTTTCAGTTGCTGGGTGGCCTCTAACCGCTCTATTCTTGCTTCCGtcatatatttttcttaaaattCAGCCAACGCCTCTCACGTTCAAGCTCACGCTCTCTTAtattgttttagggtttttaagtgCTGCAGATAATCTCATGTATGCATATGCTTACGCTTATCTGCCTGCATCAACTGCTTCTCTTTTAGCTTCTTCTTCACTGGTTTTCTCTGCCATTTTTGGCTATTTCATAGTTAAGAACAAAATTAAAGTATCCACGTTAAATGCCATTGTGATCATAACTGCGGCAGTTGTTCTTATCGGTTTAGATTCAGATTCAGATAGATTTGGTAACGTCAGTGACAGCCAATATAGATTGGGGTTCATATGGGATATTGTGGGATCAGCTCTTCATGGACTCATATTTGCGCTGTCAGAGTTGGTTTTTGTGAAGTTACTGGGCAGAAGGTCTTTTCATGTAGTCTTAGAACAGCAAGTTATGGTATCCTTATTTGCTTTCATTTTTACAACAATCGGGGTTATTGTAAATAACGATTTCAAAGGCATGAAATCTGAAGCTAAAAATTTCAAGAGTGGTGAGGCGTCTTACTATGTGGTTCTTATTTGGTCTGCATTAACTTTCCAGTTGGGAGTTTTGGGAGGAACTGCAGTTCTTTTTCTGGCTTCAACTGTTTTAGCTGGTGTCATTAACGCAGTAAGGGTTCCTGTCACTAGCATTGCAGCTGTTATTCTTTTCCATGATCCAATGAGTGGCTTCAAAATTCTTTCTTTGATTATTACATTTTGGGGTTTCGGATCATATATTTATGGCTATTCTTCTGCAAGTACTAAAGTGTCGCTGTAA
- the LOC113292098 gene encoding probable purine permease 5 isoform X4 has protein sequence MDMDPSLAPETKEDGSPEPSLSLLDQLSRFKTVACEAYTRKPASYWILLVLSIGSMLVAFPASSLLSRLYFANGGESKWIISWVSVAGWPLTALFLLPSYIFLKIQPTPLTFKLTLSYIVLGFLSAADNLMYAYAYAYLPASTASLLASSSLVFSAIFGYFIVKNKIKVSTLNAIVIITAAVVLIGLDSDSDRFGNVSDSQYRLGFIWDIVGSALHGLIFALSELVFVKLLGRRSFHVVLEQQVMVSLFAFIFTTIGVIVNNDFKGMKSEAKNFKSGEASYYVVLIWSALTFQLGVLGGTAVLFLASTVLAGVINAVRVPVTSIAAVILFHDPMSGFKILSLIITFWGFGSYIYGYSSASTKVSL, from the exons ATGGATATGGATCCCTCACTCGCACCAG AAACAAAGGAGGATGGATCACCAGAACCTTCTCTTTCGTTGCTGGACCAGCTTTCTAGATTTAAAACCGTGGCATGTGAAGCATACACAAGGAAGCCAGCCTCGTACTGGATTCTACTAGTTCTAAGCATTGGATCAATGCTTGTTGCTTTTCCAGCATCGAGTCTCCTATCTCGTCTCTATTTTGCTAATGGTGGAGAAAGCAAATGGATAATTTCATGGGTTTCAGTTGCTGGGTGGCCTCTAACCGCTCTATTCTTGCTTCCGtcatatatttttcttaaaattCAGCCAACGCCTCTCACGTTCAAGCTCACGCTCTCTTAtattgttttagggtttttaagtgCTGCAGATAATCTCATGTATGCATATGCTTACGCTTATCTGCCTGCATCAACTGCTTCTCTTTTAGCTTCTTCTTCACTGGTTTTCTCTGCCATTTTTGGCTATTTCATAGTTAAGAACAAAATTAAAGTATCCACGTTAAATGCCATTGTGATCATAACTGCGGCAGTTGTTCTTATCGGTTTAGATTCAGATTCAGATAGATTTGGTAACGTCAGTGACAGCCAATATAGATTGGGGTTCATATGGGATATTGTGGGATCAGCTCTTCATGGACTCATATTTGCGCTGTCAGAGTTGGTTTTTGTGAAGTTACTGGGCAGAAGGTCTTTTCATGTAGTCTTAGAACAGCAAGTTATGGTATCCTTATTTGCTTTCATTTTTACAACAATCGGGGTTATTGTAAATAACGATTTCAAAGGCATGAAATCTGAAGCTAAAAATTTCAAGAGTGGTGAGGCGTCTTACTATGTGGTTCTTATTTGGTCTGCATTAACTTTCCAGTTGGGAGTTTTGGGAGGAACTGCAGTTCTTTTTCTGGCTTCAACTGTTTTAGCTGGTGTCATTAACGCAGTAAGGGTTCCTGTCACTAGCATTGCAGCTGTTATTCTTTTCCATGATCCAATGAGTGGCTTCAAAATTCTTTCTTTGATTATTACATTTTGGGGTTTCGGATCATATATTTATGGCTATTCTTCTGCAAGTACTAAAGTGTCGCTGTAA
- the LOC113292098 gene encoding probable purine permease 5 isoform X3: MDMDPSLAPEETKEDGSPEPSLSLLDQLSRFKTVACEAYTRKPASYWILLVLSIGSMLVAFPASSLLSRLYFANGGESKWIISWVSVAGWPLTALFLLPSYIFLKIQPTPLTFKLTLSYIVLGFLSAADNLMYAYAYAYLPASTASLLASSSLVFSAIFGYFIVKNKIKVSTLNAIVIITAAVVLIGLDSDSDRFGNVSDSQYRLGFIWDIVGSALHGLIFALSELVFVKLLGRRSFHVVLEQQVMVSLFAFIFTTIGVIVNNDFKGMKSEAKNFKSGEASYYVVLIWSALTFQLGVLGGTAVLFLASTVLAGVINAVRVPVTSIAAVILFHDPMSGFKILSLIITFWGFGSYIYGYSSASTKVSL, translated from the exons ATGGATATGGATCCCTCACTCGCACCAG AAGAAACAAAGGAGGATGGATCACCAGAACCTTCTCTTTCGTTGCTGGACCAGCTTTCTAGATTTAAAACCGTGGCATGTGAAGCATACACAAGGAAGCCAGCCTCGTACTGGATTCTACTAGTTCTAAGCATTGGATCAATGCTTGTTGCTTTTCCAGCATCGAGTCTCCTATCTCGTCTCTATTTTGCTAATGGTGGAGAAAGCAAATGGATAATTTCATGGGTTTCAGTTGCTGGGTGGCCTCTAACCGCTCTATTCTTGCTTCCGtcatatatttttcttaaaattCAGCCAACGCCTCTCACGTTCAAGCTCACGCTCTCTTAtattgttttagggtttttaagtgCTGCAGATAATCTCATGTATGCATATGCTTACGCTTATCTGCCTGCATCAACTGCTTCTCTTTTAGCTTCTTCTTCACTGGTTTTCTCTGCCATTTTTGGCTATTTCATAGTTAAGAACAAAATTAAAGTATCCACGTTAAATGCCATTGTGATCATAACTGCGGCAGTTGTTCTTATCGGTTTAGATTCAGATTCAGATAGATTTGGTAACGTCAGTGACAGCCAATATAGATTGGGGTTCATATGGGATATTGTGGGATCAGCTCTTCATGGACTCATATTTGCGCTGTCAGAGTTGGTTTTTGTGAAGTTACTGGGCAGAAGGTCTTTTCATGTAGTCTTAGAACAGCAAGTTATGGTATCCTTATTTGCTTTCATTTTTACAACAATCGGGGTTATTGTAAATAACGATTTCAAAGGCATGAAATCTGAAGCTAAAAATTTCAAGAGTGGTGAGGCGTCTTACTATGTGGTTCTTATTTGGTCTGCATTAACTTTCCAGTTGGGAGTTTTGGGAGGAACTGCAGTTCTTTTTCTGGCTTCAACTGTTTTAGCTGGTGTCATTAACGCAGTAAGGGTTCCTGTCACTAGCATTGCAGCTGTTATTCTTTTCCATGATCCAATGAGTGGCTTCAAAATTCTTTCTTTGATTATTACATTTTGGGGTTTCGGATCATATATTTATGGCTATTCTTCTGCAAGTACTAAAGTGTCGCTGTAA